A genomic region of Zea mays cultivar B73 chromosome 6, Zm-B73-REFERENCE-NAM-5.0, whole genome shotgun sequence contains the following coding sequences:
- the LOC100382914 gene encoding (R)-mandelonitrile lyase-like precursor: protein MAAIPARLHHLVVVILLLVPSLTAAQSRAFEGAPAAYARYLVDAAAMPAVDLYDYIVVGGGTAGCPLAATLAGPGGGRVLLLERGGAPSEFPALATAGGFVRTLAMADPAPESDAPAQGFTSEDGVPNVRARVLGGGTAINAGFYSRAHPEWFRRGHAEDAGMTNVWDMPLVNASYEWVERQMTFQPAVHGWQAAVRAALLEANVTPWNGFTVDHVTGTKVGATTFDASGRRRSAADLLAVARPSRLRVAIRGTVTRIITNPVGLAARRGRSPLPTIAAIGVVYQDRLLDQHQALLRPGGEVILAAGALGSPQLLLLSGIGPAPDLSSLGIPVSADIPDVGKHMYDNPRNGISFIPSVPIDHSLIQVVGIPSANGTASYLEAASYIVPVAPALRSSVPFLGSSSPLYVTVATIMEKVPGPLSEGSLWLSSTNPLESPALRFNYLSRPEDLARCVLGVRHVARVLEGRALDGFRSAVVGSTTTGRRGSSVRREFRIAGTALPADWRTNDRALASYCQQTVATLWHYHGGCVAGKVVDGSFRVIGSHAIRVVDASTFSETPGTNPQATILMMGRYVGLKMIEERHSRRPVMPP, encoded by the exons ATGGCCGCCATCCCCGCGCGGCTCCACCacctcgtcgtcgtcatcctcctcCTCGTGCCGTCCCTCACCGCTGCTCAGTCCCGCGCATTCGAAG GGGCGCCGGCGGCGTACGCGCGGTACCTGGTCGACGCGGCGGCGATGCCGGCGGTGGACCTGTACGACTACATCGTCGTGGGCGGCGGCACGGCGGGCTGCCCGCTGGCGGCGACGCTGGCGGGCCCGGGGGGCGGGCGCGTGCTGCTGCTCGAGCGCGGCGGCGCGCCCAGCGAGTTCCCCGCGCTCGCCACGGCGGGCGGGTTCGTCAGGACGCTCGCCATGGCGGACCCGGCCCCGGAGTCCGACGCGCCCGCGCAGGGGTTCACGTCGGAGGACGGCGTCCCCAACGTGCGCGCGCGCGTGCTCGGCGGCGGCACGGCCATCAACGCCGGGTTCTACTCCCGCGCGCACCCGGAATGGTTTCGTCGCGGCCACGCCGAG GATGCCGGGATGACGAATGTTTGGGATATGCCGCTGGTGAACGCGTCATACGAGTGGGTGGAGAGGCAGATGACGTTCCAGCCGGCGGTGCACGGGTGGCAGGCGGCGGTGAGGGCGGCGCTGCTGGAAGCCAATGTGACGCCGTGGAACGGCTTCACTGTGGACCACGTCACCGGCACAAAGGTCGGCGCCACGACCTTCGACGCGTCAGGCCGACGGCGCAGCGCCGCGGACCTCCTCGCCGTTGCCCGTCCTAGCCGCCTCCGCGTTGCCATCCGTGGCACGGTTACTCGCATCATCACCAACCCGGTTGGCCTTG CTGCACGCCGTGGAAGGTCTCCACTACCAACAATCGCAGCAATCGGCGTCGTGTACCAGGACCGTCTCCTGGACCAGCACCAAGCCCTCCTGCGCCCAGGTGGGGAGGTGATACTTGCCGCAGGCGCCCTGGGGAGCCCCCAGCTGCTGCTGCTCAGCGGCATCGGCCCCGCTCCCGATCTCTCCAGCCTCGGCATCCCTGTCTCCGCCGACATCCCCGACGTCGGCAAGCACATGTACGACAACCCTCGCAACGGCATCTCCTTcatcccgtcggttcccatcgaccACTCTCTGATCCAGGTCGTCGGCATCCCGTCGGCCAACGGGACCGCCTCCTACCTCGAGGCGGCGTCGTACATCGTCCCGGTCGCTCCGGCGCTGAGATCCTCCGTCCCTTTCCTTGGCTCGTCCTCCCCGCTCTACGTCACCGTCGCGACCATCATGGAGAAGGTTCCCGGACCCTTATCCGAAGGTTCGCTGTGGCTCTCGTCGACGAACCCGCTGGAGAGCCCCGCCCTGCGCTTCAACTACCTGAGCCGTCCCGAGGACCTGGCGCGGTGCGTTCTGGGCGTGCGCCATGTGGCGCGAGTGCTCGAGGGCAGAGCGTTGGACGGGTTCCGTTCGGCGGTTGTTGGGTCGACGACGACGGGTAGGAGAGGGTCGTCTGTCCGGAGGGAATTCAGGATCGCCGGGACAGCGCTGCCGGCTGACTGGAGAACGAACGATAGAGCTCTGGCGAGCTACTGCCAGCAGACTGTGGCGACGTTGTGGCACTATCACGGAGGGTGTGTCGCCGGGAAGGTGGTCGATGGGAGTTTTCGGGTGATTGGTTCCCACGCGATTCGCGTGGTGGATGCGTCCACGTTCAGCGAGACGCCCGGGACGAATCCTCAGGCCACAATACTGATGATGGGCAG GTATGTGGGGCTGAAGATGATTGAGGAGAGACACAGTAGAAGGCCGGTCATGCCGCCATAG